The Pseudomonas azotoformans genome has a segment encoding these proteins:
- a CDS encoding DUF58 domain-containing protein has product MKPTRLLLNWLGVLLGLDILLGIVAALQFKVPDTLHSIAWGLLLALLLLALLDAMRLSSRPSPRVQRQMPGSLALGRWGEIRLVLEHDFPQTLSVQVFDHVPDGLSVEHMPQSIDLRPGERSELGYRLRPLRRGHFSFNRCEILLPSPMGLWSARRLIDVSDTTRVYPDFARLYGAQLQGVDNWLSQLGVRQRQRRGLGLEFHQLREFREGDSLRQMDWKATARQRTPIAREYQDERDQQIVFMLDCGRRMRSQDDELSHFDHALNACLLLSYVALRQGDAVGLCTFAGDQPRYLAPVKGSSQLNRLLNAVYDLDTTRRAADYQAAASQLLARQKRRALVIVISNLRDEDDETLLTAVNRISRHHRVLVASLREEALDQLRQAPVQTLPEALAYSGTIDYLNTRNELHDRLCAQGLSLLDTLPSELGPALVTRYLGWKKAGVL; this is encoded by the coding sequence ATGAAACCGACCCGTCTGCTGTTGAACTGGCTTGGCGTATTGCTGGGCTTGGACATCCTGCTGGGGATTGTGGCAGCGTTGCAGTTCAAGGTGCCAGACACCTTGCACTCCATCGCGTGGGGCCTGCTACTGGCGCTGTTACTGCTCGCGCTGCTGGATGCGATGCGTCTGAGTAGCCGCCCTTCGCCCCGTGTGCAACGGCAAATGCCCGGAAGCCTGGCACTGGGCCGCTGGGGGGAAATACGCCTGGTTCTCGAGCATGACTTCCCGCAGACACTGAGCGTGCAGGTGTTCGATCATGTCCCTGACGGGCTGTCGGTGGAGCACATGCCCCAATCCATAGACCTGCGCCCCGGTGAACGCAGTGAGCTGGGTTATCGCCTTCGCCCTTTGAGGCGTGGTCATTTCAGTTTCAACCGCTGTGAAATTCTCCTGCCCAGCCCCATGGGCCTGTGGTCAGCACGGCGACTGATCGACGTGAGCGATACCACCCGCGTCTATCCGGACTTCGCCCGTCTCTACGGCGCCCAACTGCAGGGTGTGGATAACTGGCTGAGCCAACTGGGTGTACGCCAACGGCAGCGCCGCGGCTTGGGACTGGAGTTTCACCAGTTACGCGAGTTTCGCGAGGGTGACAGCCTGCGGCAAATGGACTGGAAAGCCACGGCCCGGCAACGCACACCCATCGCCCGTGAGTACCAGGATGAGCGTGACCAACAGATCGTGTTCATGCTCGATTGCGGCCGCCGCATGCGCAGCCAGGATGACGAACTGTCCCACTTTGACCATGCCCTGAATGCCTGCCTGCTGCTCAGCTACGTCGCGTTGCGCCAGGGGGATGCGGTTGGGCTGTGCACCTTCGCCGGTGACCAGCCACGCTACCTGGCGCCGGTCAAAGGCAGTAGCCAGTTGAACCGGTTGCTCAACGCGGTATACGACCTTGATACCACTCGCCGGGCTGCCGATTATCAGGCTGCAGCAAGCCAACTGCTGGCTCGACAGAAACGGCGCGCTTTGGTGATCGTGATATCCAACCTGCGGGATGAGGATGATGAAACACTGCTGACGGCCGTCAATCGCATCAGCCGCCATCACAGGGTGCTGGTGGCCAGTTTGCGCGAGGAAGCCCTTGATCAACTGCGCCAAGCCCCCGTACAAACCCTGCCCGAAGCCTTGGCCTACAGCGGCACCATCGACTACCTGAATACCCGCAACGAACTGCACGACCGGCTCTGCGCCCAGGGCCTGTCCCTACTGGACACTTTACCGTCTGAACTGGGACCGGCCTTGGTCACACGTTACCTGGGGTGGAAGAAAGCCGGCGTGCTCTGA
- a CDS encoding fumarate hydratase, producing MTVIKQDDLIQSVADALQFISYYHPVDFIQAMHEAYLREESPAARDSIAQILINSRMCATGHRPICQDTGIVTVFVRVGMDVRWDGATMGLDDMINEGVRRAYNLPENVLRASILADPAGARKNTKDNTPAVIHYSIVPGNTVEVDVAAKGGGSENKSKMAMLNPSDSIVDWVLKTVPTMGAGWCPPGMLGIGIGGTAEKAAVMAKEVLMESIDIHELKKRGPQNRIEEMRLELFEKVNQLGIGAQGLGGLTTVLDVKIMDYPTHAASLPVCMIPNCAATRHAHFVLDGSGPASLEAPPLDAYPEIVWEAGPSARRVNLDTLTPEEVQSWQPGETVLLNGKMLTGRDAAHKRMVEMLNKGETLPVDLKGRFIYYVGPVDPVREEVVGPAGPTTATRMDKFTRQILEQTGLLGMIGKSERGPTAIEAIKDHKAVYLMAVGGAAYLVAQAIKKSRVVAFAELGMEAIYEFDVKDMPVTVAVDSKGESVHITGPAIWQKKISESLAVEVQ from the coding sequence ATGACCGTGATCAAGCAAGACGACCTGATTCAGAGCGTTGCCGACGCCCTGCAATTCATTTCCTACTACCACCCCGTTGATTTCATCCAGGCCATGCACGAAGCCTACCTGCGCGAAGAATCGCCAGCGGCCCGTGACTCCATCGCCCAGATCCTGATCAACTCGCGCATGTGCGCCACCGGCCATCGCCCGATCTGCCAGGACACCGGTATCGTTACCGTGTTCGTGCGCGTGGGCATGGACGTGCGTTGGGATGGCGCCACCATGGGCCTGGACGACATGATCAACGAAGGCGTGCGTCGCGCCTACAACCTGCCGGAAAACGTCCTGCGTGCTTCTATCCTGGCCGACCCTGCAGGCGCGCGCAAAAACACCAAGGACAACACCCCGGCGGTCATCCACTACTCCATCGTCCCGGGCAACACCGTGGAAGTGGACGTGGCGGCCAAGGGCGGCGGTTCCGAGAACAAGTCGAAAATGGCCATGCTCAACCCGTCCGACTCGATCGTTGACTGGGTATTGAAGACCGTTCCGACCATGGGCGCCGGCTGGTGCCCACCGGGCATGCTCGGCATCGGCATCGGCGGCACCGCCGAGAAAGCCGCGGTAATGGCCAAGGAAGTGTTGATGGAATCCATCGACATCCACGAGCTGAAAAAGCGCGGCCCGCAGAACCGTATCGAAGAGATGCGCCTGGAGCTGTTCGAGAAGGTCAACCAACTGGGCATCGGCGCCCAGGGTCTGGGTGGCCTGACCACCGTGCTCGACGTGAAGATCATGGACTACCCGACCCACGCCGCATCCTTACCGGTGTGCATGATCCCCAACTGCGCCGCCACCCGTCACGCGCACTTCGTGCTCGACGGTTCGGGCCCGGCATCGCTGGAAGCCCCACCGCTGGACGCCTACCCGGAAATCGTCTGGGAAGCCGGCCCATCGGCCCGTCGCGTCAACCTCGACACCCTGACCCCGGAAGAAGTGCAGAGCTGGCAGCCGGGCGAAACCGTATTGCTCAACGGCAAGATGCTCACCGGTCGCGACGCCGCGCACAAGCGCATGGTCGAGATGCTGAACAAGGGCGAAACCCTGCCGGTTGATCTGAAAGGTCGCTTCATCTACTACGTCGGCCCGGTTGATCCGGTGCGCGAAGAAGTGGTTGGCCCAGCCGGCCCGACCACCGCGACGCGGATGGACAAGTTCACCCGTCAGATCCTCGAGCAAACCGGCCTGCTGGGCATGATCGGCAAATCCGAGCGCGGCCCGACTGCGATCGAAGCGATCAAGGACCACAAGGCCGTGTACCTGATGGCCGTGGGCGGCGCCGCCTACCTGGTGGCGCAAGCCATCAAGAAGTCGCGCGTGGTGGCCTTCGCCGAGCTGGGTATGGAAGCGATCTACGAGTTCGACGTGAAGGACATGCCGGTCACCGTTGCTGTCGACAGCAAAGGCGAATCCGTGCACATCACCGGTCCTGCCATCTGGCAGAAAAAGATCAGTGAAAGCCTGGCGGTAGAAGTGCAGTAA
- a CDS encoding sigma-54-dependent transcriptional regulator, which produces MLNAVIVVDDEASIRTAVEQWLSLSGFEVQLFSRAEECLAQLPKDFPGVILSDVRMPGLSGLELLAEVQRRDADLPVILLTGHGDVPMAVEAMRDGAYDFLEKPFSPDALLNSLRRALDKRGLILENRRLHQQADHRAQLETTLLGVSRGLQTLRRQVLDLASLPVNVLIRGETGSGKEMVARCLHDFGPRSKKPFVALNCAAIPEQLFEAELFGHESGAFTGAQGKRIGKLEYAHGGTLFLDEIESMPLAQQVKLLRVLQEQKLERLGSNQSIHVDLRIIAATKPDLLEEARAGRFREDLAYRLNVAQLRLPPLRERREDIPLLFDHFAQSAAERLGRNVEPLSGAQLGRLLSHDWPGNVRELANVAERQVLGLGEPEPEGIEAGQSLAAQQEAFEAHCLKAALTRHKGDIKAVLAELQLPRRTFNEKMQRHGLARDMFLKDE; this is translated from the coding sequence ATGTTGAACGCGGTGATTGTGGTCGATGACGAAGCAAGCATCCGCACGGCCGTCGAGCAATGGCTGAGCCTCTCGGGGTTCGAGGTGCAGCTATTCAGCCGCGCCGAGGAATGCCTGGCGCAATTGCCCAAGGATTTCCCCGGTGTGATCCTCAGCGATGTGCGCATGCCCGGACTCAGCGGCCTCGAACTGCTGGCCGAAGTGCAACGTCGCGATGCCGATTTACCGGTCATCCTGCTCACCGGCCACGGCGATGTGCCGATGGCGGTTGAGGCCATGCGCGACGGTGCCTACGACTTTTTGGAGAAACCCTTCAGCCCCGACGCCCTGCTCAACAGCCTGCGCCGAGCCTTGGACAAACGCGGGCTGATCCTGGAAAACCGACGCCTGCACCAACAGGCCGATCATCGGGCGCAGTTGGAAACGACCCTGCTGGGTGTGTCGCGAGGTTTGCAAACCTTGCGCCGCCAGGTGCTGGACCTGGCCAGCCTGCCGGTCAACGTACTGATCCGTGGCGAGACCGGCAGCGGCAAGGAAATGGTCGCCCGTTGCCTGCATGATTTTGGCCCTCGGTCGAAGAAACCCTTTGTCGCGCTCAACTGCGCCGCCATCCCCGAGCAGTTGTTTGAAGCCGAGCTGTTCGGCCACGAAAGCGGCGCGTTTACCGGCGCCCAGGGCAAGCGCATCGGCAAACTGGAATATGCCCACGGTGGCACGCTGTTCCTCGACGAAATCGAAAGCATGCCACTGGCCCAACAGGTGAAACTGCTGCGTGTGTTGCAGGAACAGAAACTGGAGCGACTGGGCTCCAACCAAAGTATCCACGTCGACCTGCGCATCATCGCCGCGACCAAGCCGGACCTTCTGGAAGAGGCCCGCGCCGGGCGCTTTCGCGAAGACCTGGCCTATCGCTTGAACGTCGCACAATTGCGCCTGCCACCCTTGCGTGAACGCCGCGAAGATATCCCGTTGCTGTTCGACCACTTTGCACAGAGTGCCGCCGAGCGCCTGGGCCGCAACGTCGAGCCCCTGAGCGGCGCGCAACTGGGGCGCCTGCTCAGCCACGACTGGCCGGGCAATGTGCGCGAACTGGCCAACGTCGCCGAACGCCAGGTACTCGGCCTTGGCGAGCCGGAACCGGAAGGCATCGAGGCCGGGCAATCCCTGGCCGCTCAGCAGGAGGCCTTCGAAGCCCACTGCCTGAAAGCCGCGCTGACCCGGCACAAGGGTGATATCAAGGCCGTGCTGGCCGAGCTGCAACTGCCACGCCGTACCTTCAATGAAAAGATGCAGCGCCACGGGCTCGCCCGCGACATGTTCCTGAAGGACGAATGA
- a CDS encoding iron-sulfur-binding ferredoxin reductase, with translation MPELYVGERHWSVSYGSNLLDALNQAGVAVPYSCRAGSCHACLVRCLGEVEDKQPEALSPAQRQDGWRLACQCQVSGDLRVETFDPTRDGLPAQVLGVDWLSPSVLRLRLQPERGLRYRAGQHLVLWAGQVARPYSLASLPQEDPFLEFHLDCRLPGEFSDLARQLQLGDRLRLGELRGGALQYDPDWQSRPLWLLASGTGLGPLWGVLREALRQDHQGDIRVIHLAHDAQGHYLAEPLAQLAAQHPNVTVELWTAAQATQALAQLRLVSRQTLALLCGHPASVEAFSKRLFLAGLPRNQLLADVFLPRG, from the coding sequence ATGCCTGAACTCTACGTCGGCGAACGCCATTGGTCGGTATCTTACGGCAGCAACCTGCTGGATGCCTTGAACCAGGCCGGTGTGGCCGTGCCCTACAGTTGCCGCGCCGGCAGTTGCCATGCGTGCCTGGTGCGATGCCTGGGGGAGGTCGAGGACAAACAACCCGAGGCCTTGAGCCCTGCGCAACGCCAGGACGGCTGGCGCTTGGCTTGCCAGTGCCAGGTCAGCGGGGACCTGCGCGTTGAAACCTTTGACCCGACGCGTGACGGGTTGCCGGCCCAGGTGCTGGGTGTGGATTGGTTGAGCCCGAGCGTGCTGCGCTTGCGTCTGCAACCCGAGCGTGGCTTGCGCTATCGGGCCGGGCAGCATCTGGTGTTGTGGGCGGGACAAGTGGCACGGCCCTATTCCCTGGCGAGCTTGCCTCAGGAAGACCCATTCCTGGAATTTCACCTCGATTGCCGTCTGCCTGGCGAGTTCAGTGATCTTGCTCGCCAGTTGCAGCTGGGCGACCGTCTGCGTCTGGGCGAATTGCGCGGTGGTGCGCTGCAATACGATCCTGACTGGCAAAGCCGGCCGTTGTGGCTGCTGGCATCCGGCACCGGCCTTGGCCCTCTTTGGGGGGTGTTGCGTGAGGCCTTGCGCCAGGATCATCAGGGCGACATTCGCGTGATTCACCTGGCCCATGATGCGCAGGGGCATTACCTGGCTGAACCCCTAGCGCAGCTGGCGGCACAGCATCCCAACGTGACGGTGGAATTGTGGACGGCGGCGCAGGCGACTCAGGCATTGGCGCAACTGCGGCTTGTTTCGCGGCAAACTCTGGCTTTACTCTGCGGGCACCCGGCCAGTGTCGAGGCGTTTTCCAAGCGTCTGTTCCTGGCGGGCCTGCCGCGCAATCAACTGCTGGCCGATGTGTTCCTGCCCCGTGGTTGA
- a CDS encoding PilZ domain-containing protein: MFTDRRIERHQLPYFLQVFNRLTDKPIGFLGNVSEDGLMLISQLPMMVDVDFELRLKIPGADDTFHPIDLTVTCLWSHEDINPQHYDSGFRVLHAPEEYGQLINVLLNYFSFDPLQASA; the protein is encoded by the coding sequence ATGTTTACCGACCGACGGATCGAGCGGCATCAGCTTCCTTATTTCCTGCAAGTGTTTAATCGTCTCACCGACAAGCCCATCGGGTTTTTGGGCAATGTCTCGGAAGACGGGCTGATGTTAATCAGCCAATTGCCCATGATGGTCGACGTGGACTTCGAACTGCGCTTGAAGATTCCAGGCGCTGACGACACTTTCCACCCCATCGATCTCACGGTGACCTGTCTGTGGAGTCATGAGGACATCAACCCGCAACACTACGATTCCGGGTTCAGGGTGCTCCACGCACCCGAAGAATATGGGCAGTTGATCAACGTCTTGTTGAATTACTTCAGCTTTGATCCGTTGCAGGCTTCGGCGTAG
- the pyk gene encoding pyruvate kinase produces MSVRRTKIVATLGPASNSPEVLEQLILAGLDVARLNFSHGTPDEHKARAKLVRDLAAKHGRFVALLGDLQGPKIRIAKFANKRIELKIGDQFTFSTSHPLTEGNQQVVGIDYPDLVKDCGVGDELLLDDGRVVMRVETATPTELHCVVLIGGPLSDHKGINRRGGGLTAPALTEKDKADIKLAAEMEVDYLAVSFPRDAADMEYARKLRDEAGGTAWLVAKIERAEAVADDETLDGLIKASDAVMVARGDLGVEIGDAELIGIQKKIILHARRHNKAVIVATQMMESMIQNPMPTRAEVSDVANAVLDYTDAVMLSAESAAGPYPLEAVQAMARICLGAEKHPTSKTSSHRIGKEFESCDQSIALAAMYTANHFPGVKAIIALTESGYTPLIMSRIRSSVPIYAFTPHREAQARTALFRGVYTVPFDPASLAPNEVSQKAIDELVKRGVVEKGDWVILTKGDSYHTTGGTNGMKILHVGDPQV; encoded by the coding sequence ATGTCCGTCCGTCGTACCAAAATCGTCGCCACCCTTGGCCCGGCCAGCAACTCGCCGGAAGTCCTCGAACAGCTGATTCTGGCTGGTTTGGACGTTGCCCGTCTGAACTTCTCCCACGGCACCCCGGACGAGCACAAGGCTCGCGCCAAGCTGGTGCGTGACCTGGCCGCCAAGCACGGCCGCTTCGTCGCACTGCTGGGTGACCTGCAAGGCCCGAAAATCCGTATCGCCAAATTCGCCAACAAGCGGATCGAGCTGAAGATCGGTGATCAATTCACCTTCTCCACCAGCCACCCGTTGACCGAAGGCAACCAGCAAGTCGTGGGTATCGACTACCCGGACCTGGTCAAGGACTGCGGCGTCGGCGACGAGCTGTTGCTGGACGATGGCCGTGTGGTCATGCGCGTCGAAACCGCGACCCCGACTGAACTGCACTGCGTCGTGCTGATCGGTGGTCCGCTGTCCGACCACAAAGGCATCAACCGTCGTGGCGGTGGCTTGACCGCACCGGCCCTGACCGAAAAAGACAAGGCCGACATCAAGCTCGCCGCCGAAATGGAAGTGGACTACCTCGCCGTGTCCTTCCCGCGCGACGCCGCCGACATGGAATACGCTCGTAAACTGCGCGACGAAGCCGGTGGTACTGCCTGGCTGGTGGCGAAGATCGAACGCGCCGAAGCCGTGGCCGATGACGAAACCCTCGACGGCCTGATCAAGGCTTCCGACGCGGTGATGGTTGCCCGTGGCGACCTGGGCGTGGAAATCGGTGACGCCGAGCTGATCGGTATCCAAAAGAAGATCATCCTGCACGCACGCCGTCACAACAAAGCGGTGATCGTGGCGACCCAGATGATGGAGTCGATGATCCAGAACCCGATGCCGACCCGCGCCGAAGTGTCCGACGTGGCCAACGCCGTGCTCGACTACACCGACGCCGTGATGCTCTCAGCCGAAAGCGCCGCTGGCCCGTACCCGCTGGAAGCCGTGCAAGCCATGGCACGTATCTGCCTCGGCGCTGAAAAGCACCCGACCAGCAAGACCTCCAGCCACCGCATCGGCAAAGAGTTCGAAAGCTGCGACCAGAGCATCGCCCTGGCGGCCATGTACACCGCGAACCACTTCCCGGGCGTGAAGGCGATCATCGCGCTGACCGAAAGTGGCTACACGCCGTTGATCATGTCGCGCATCCGTTCCTCGGTGCCGATCTACGCGTTCACCCCGCACCGCGAAGCCCAGGCGCGCACCGCGCTGTTCCGTGGTGTGTACACCGTTCCGTTCGATCCGGCTTCGCTGGCACCGAACGAAGTCAGCCAGAAAGCTATCGACGAGCTGGTCAAGCGTGGCGTCGTAGAGAAAGGCGACTGGGTCATCCTGACCAAGGGCGACAGCTACCACACCACCGGTGGCACCAATGGCATGAAGATCCTGCACGTGGGCGACCCACAGGTCTGA
- a CDS encoding ATP-binding protein, with protein sequence MIVIPRPLRLTFYSLLIIAGALLAAAWATRHAERQALVDDAARANQQLALYANSLHTLIERYRALPAVLALDSEMINALKGPLDTATQDLLNRKLERINGAAQSSTLELMDRTGLAVAASNWNLPSSYVGHNYAFRPYFSQTLSQGTGRFYAVGVTTGIPGYFLSSAVVDEHEQFLGAMVVKLEFPELEREWAQGNDLLLVSDARGIVFIANQPGWRYRNLRPLTASDLAELKATRQYDKKQLQALETSTLQRFDENSHLMRVNGPDGSANYIWESLPLKAEGWTLHLLRKPQVAFEDQRNAGLAAAGSWLALVFLVLFLTQRWRLARLRQRSREELEQLVEERTQALRTAQDGLVQSAKLAALGQMSAALAHEINQPLTAQRMQLATLRLLLDHGRVDDAYKALTPLDDMLTRMAALTGHLKTFARKSPSGLRERLDLATVVDQSLHLLDARLRDESIGVVLDLTRPAWVRGDAIRLEQVLINLLRNALDAMADKPRKRLEIRLHADQQLWRLTVSDSGGGIADEHLNSVFDPFFTTKPVGDGLGLGLAVSYAIVHELGGRLIAGNRGDGAVFTLTLPIALETPDLC encoded by the coding sequence ATGATCGTGATCCCTCGCCCCCTGCGCCTGACCTTCTATTCCCTGCTGATAATCGCCGGCGCGCTACTGGCCGCAGCCTGGGCCACGCGCCATGCCGAACGCCAGGCGCTGGTGGACGACGCCGCCCGTGCCAATCAGCAGCTCGCGCTGTACGCAAACTCGCTGCATACCCTGATCGAACGCTACCGCGCCCTGCCTGCGGTGCTGGCGCTGGACTCGGAGATGATCAATGCCTTGAAGGGCCCGCTGGATACCGCGACCCAGGACCTGCTCAACCGCAAACTGGAGCGCATCAACGGCGCGGCGCAGTCGTCCACCTTGGAATTGATGGACCGCACCGGCCTGGCCGTGGCCGCCAGCAACTGGAACCTGCCGAGCAGTTATGTGGGGCACAACTACGCGTTTCGCCCCTACTTCAGCCAGACCTTGAGCCAGGGCACCGGGCGCTTCTATGCGGTGGGCGTAACGACCGGCATCCCCGGTTACTTCCTCTCCAGCGCGGTGGTCGACGAACACGAACAGTTCCTCGGTGCGATGGTTGTGAAACTGGAGTTCCCCGAACTTGAGCGCGAATGGGCCCAGGGCAATGACCTGCTGCTAGTCAGCGATGCGCGTGGCATCGTGTTCATCGCCAATCAACCCGGCTGGCGTTACCGCAACCTGCGACCGTTGACGGCCAGCGACCTGGCCGAGCTCAAGGCCACTCGCCAGTACGACAAAAAACAACTGCAGGCACTCGAAACCAGCACTCTGCAACGCTTCGACGAAAACAGCCATTTGATGCGCGTCAACGGTCCGGATGGCAGTGCCAATTACATCTGGGAATCCCTGCCGCTGAAGGCCGAAGGCTGGACCCTGCACCTGCTGCGCAAGCCGCAGGTCGCCTTTGAAGATCAGCGCAACGCCGGGTTGGCCGCCGCCGGTTCCTGGCTGGCGCTGGTGTTCCTGGTGCTGTTCCTGACCCAACGTTGGCGCCTGGCCCGCTTGCGCCAGCGCAGTCGCGAAGAGCTTGAGCAACTGGTGGAAGAACGCACCCAGGCGCTACGCACGGCCCAGGATGGCCTGGTGCAATCTGCCAAACTGGCGGCGCTGGGACAGATGTCCGCCGCCCTCGCCCACGAAATCAATCAGCCACTCACCGCCCAACGCATGCAATTGGCCACTTTGCGCCTGCTTCTGGATCACGGCCGTGTCGATGATGCTTACAAAGCACTCACGCCACTGGACGACATGCTCACGCGCATGGCCGCCCTCACCGGCCACCTCAAGACCTTCGCGCGCAAAAGCCCGAGCGGCCTGCGTGAACGCCTGGACCTGGCCACCGTGGTCGACCAGTCGCTGCACCTGCTCGATGCGCGCCTGCGCGATGAATCCATCGGCGTGGTGCTGGACCTGACCCGCCCCGCCTGGGTGCGCGGCGATGCGATCCGCCTGGAACAGGTTCTGATCAACTTGCTGCGCAACGCCCTCGATGCCATGGCCGACAAGCCGCGTAAACGCCTGGAAATCCGCCTGCATGCCGACCAACAGCTGTGGCGACTGACCGTCAGCGACAGCGGCGGCGGGATTGCCGACGAGCACCTGAACAGTGTGTTCGACCCGTTCTTCACCACCAAGCCTGTGGGCGATGGCCTCGGCTTGGGGCTGGCGGTGTCCTACGCTATCGTGCACGAATTGGGTGGGCGCCTGATCGCCGGCAATCGTGGCGACGGCGCGGTGTTCACCCTGACGCTGCCTATCGCGCTGGAGACGCCCGACCTATGTTGA